The sequence GCAATCAAGTAAAATTCGGTTTTTACAAAATATAGCAAAATGTAAACACGTGTCCTTTGTCACACCCGTTTGGTGGGATTGTACATTCTTCTCTTCGGAAATGCAGAGTAAAAATACATAATAGAATACTGTCCCGGATGCATTTTGACCCGACGTGTCACCCTGAGTCGGGAGGCGGGATGTCATGTTAACTGACCATGACCACTTCACCCTTGTCACCTTCTGCGACCGCAAACATGGCTAAGAGCTTGGTTCACTCAGACCTGGGCGCCCAAGTAGAGTCCTCTCAGCTCATCACTTGGCTTTGTCGCTTTTTTGTGTTCTTCACCCCTCTGTCAAGGTCAGAAGTTCAACAGATAGCACACCTGTCTTTGCTCTGTGCCCCGCCGACGGCTTTCTCTCTGATGTACATCAAGTCACTTTGTACGCTTGGCCGACGTGCGAACGGGGCCACAATGCCATATGCGTCACCGTTTTTTAATTTCTTGTTTCTGAACGACTTTCTGTGCAGCACGTCACAGTACTGCACGGAGACTTTCCGGTGGCGGTCCGGGCTCATTTCACTGGGAAGCTTGGCCATGGTGAAAAGTTTGCTGAACATCTGGTCCACATTTGCGTTCCGTTTGGCTGAGATCTCAAAGTAGGCGCAGTTCTCATCTCCACCAACCAGTTGCTCTATCTCCTCATCCTTGACCTCCCGGTATAACTCTCGGTCGCACTTGTTTCCACAGATGACCAGAGGTACGGCAGTGTTCTCTTTCGTCTTGTTTTTCAAACAAGATTTGGTTTCCAGTATCTGCTTTTTGAGACGCTGCACCTCTTGGAAGGAATCTCGGTTGTCCAGGCTAAAGACTAGGATGAATACATCACCTGGGAAGGAAGAACACCATGATTAAATGTCATGTCATCACAAAAGCGCAAATGCACAAAATCTCTATGTATCTGCAGAATGCAAACTTCTAATTAGTCCTACATAATATCATCAATTTGAAAATGTCATTTACCTGTCAGAATAGATAGTCTTCTCATTGCAGGGAACGGGTGGTTCCCTGACGTGTCCAAAATGTCCAACTGGTACACATCCCCGCGGATACTGTAAAACTTCCTATGGAAGTCCTCAATGGTTGGTGTATACTGGTCGTCAAAGCGCTCATTGAGAAACCGAGAAATGATAGCTGTCTTCCCAACTTTGGTAGATCCCATAATCACCATCCTGTAGCAGTTTTTGGCAGGGATGTCGAACTCGATCTCCGCGGGTGTCATTTTCTTAATCATGATTGCGAGGTCTGCGTGTAACTTCTGAAATCAGAAGTCAGTCAAAGGGGCAGCTAGTCAAAGCTCAGCTCTAGTCGGTAGCGCACTGTTGCGATCTTGTGTCTTGGTCCCGGCGCATGTAGCCTATTTATACAGAAAAGCAACCACTCCTCTGTGACGCGTCATCCGTTACGCACCTGCTATCAATTCGGTCAGCAGTTGATAGGATGCAGTCTCAGTTTTGCGcgagccccctccctccctttcggCTACAATCTTACCGAAAGtaacctttttttcccccaacgcgtattgttttgttttcataatgCACAGCTCAGAAATATTAGATATTTATTCTGTTTGCACTTAACACGCGCAAAGCAATTATGCACCAGTGGTAGACAGTAGGCTGTATAATCTTCCATTCTGATAGTTGAGATACAAGATGATATAACGGATGCTTGTCTGCAACTGTGCACAACTGTCTCTGTCAACAGTTTCATTGAATAGGCTATGTAAAATCGCTGAAAAAATGCAATTCCTTGATGATAAATTATACAGACACGTAAAGCCAGTCGCCTGTTTGTCAAGTGGTTGTACAAGAGCGTGGAGCAGTGAGTCCGCAAAGGATGCAGAAAATACGCGATGAGTACGCTAGAGGGCGTGCTCATGTCTCGACACCAATCCAGACTTCACGACAggaccccaacccccccttttGCTTACTACAAATATTTGGATATAAATATAAATTCGTTAGCTTACTTCGAATGACATTTAAGGTATAACCTTTATCTACCTGCAGTAGCCAATGATATAATAGTGTCAGTTTACTATGGAAATAAGATGTTTGTTCCTATGCCAAACGTACATGGCATACAGCCTCTCTAGCATGACCAGGACAGGCACCGGGGGTGGGCTTTGCCCTCTTTTTTCCTGGAAAATGTACCTAAATTACAAACTTGCCAGTCAAAATGGCTGGTACTAATGCTCATACACAACCAAAAGTGTATCTTTAAAcaggatgtttgtgtttgaaccaAAATAAATCCTTCAATACCTGTTtccacagtcattttctacTGAGACTGAAACCTGAACCACATAAACAATGGAGACCGTCATTTTCtgcagtttctttacagttaggcctgttgaggtaaacagacaccgGCCTATCTCTATAGGGATCCTTGCCATGTTGGCAGACACTTCTATATATAACACTATGAGCCTGTCTGTGCgaaaacaagtggtttactttaACGAAGATGCTTGCCCCTGGGATTACATTTTATAGCCATTTGGCAGCTGACGGTTATAGCATTCTAACTTAATAGAGCATCGATTTCCATTGTTTTTGTCCCcagaaaatagggcccaggttaaaaacaaaaacctgaTTTTCTCTCTAAGAAGGGTAAGTAAGCTAATTCACTTCACTGGGGAAGTTCTGTTTGCTCAAACGTTTTGCTGATGTGTTTTTTATTACAGATTAACAATTTATAGGATTTATCTCTCCTTGTAGTGCTATTGCTTGGATCATAATCTTGTTTTGGTGCAGGCTATAGCTTGCAATATAGGCCAAGGCTGAAACTGGTTATGAAAGAAATGTGGTTTGTAATATGCAAGAAACATGGTGTTTAGCTAGCAAACAGTAAACAGTGCATGTCTGTAGTCCTATTGGTCTCAGAATGCTTGAGAAGTGTGCGTTTAAAAGCTGTAACGGCCTTGTCTACCCCAACCTGGCACCCTCTAACTGTACTTATTCTCTAACCAACCCCCTGAAACCCAgcatgaaacaacaacaacgtgTGCTGACACCCTTCACAGCACAATGACACAAAAGACTCCATGATGCAAAGGGGTAGAAAGTGttgattttaaaataattttaaaagTATAAAAAGCCACAATCATGCCCACACATGTGCCCTACTACAAATAtgcccatacaaacacacacatacacactactaAAAAGAAATGGCGATTAAATAGTACGATGAATACGATAAGATTGTAATATTTGATCATTTCACATATTTGAGTAGATTGTCAGTGAGAATAATAAACCCACTACTACTTAgctgaataaaacacaaaaacctATTTATTGATCTGTACTGTACAATCAATATCTGTATTGATCTGATTGATATGATGTGAATGTTCTTGTTATTGTCCTCAAACTAAATATCTGGTCGCAATGACAGTATACTATAACAGTGTAAAAAGTGTTTCAGTTTaatgttgttttgttattacTAAAATTAACCTTAGCTTTCTTGTGTAAACTGTCAGTGACAGAGCCTGTAATGCCATTATCATAGAAGTACAAAAGCCTCTGCATGTTTGAGGTGCCTAAAGCATCCTAAGCCATGTGGTTTATGAACTTAAGTGGATGGCAGCAGGTAGCTGAAGCTTTGCAGGAACTGCTCATTTAAGGCATTCTGGACATTTCCGCCCACCCAATTTCTAATGAGGGGtcatacatgtttgtttgtttgtttgtttgtgtgtgtgtgtgagggatggagagggtgctcagatttgtttttgtttctataTTATGTGAAGCTTCATTTGTGATTATttctacattttcatttttgcaaTAAAATACTGGAAAGTACAAAAATAAGTATACTGGTAGTCTGTTTTAAATTATTGTGATGTTGGTCATTCGGCCAGGAGCATCCCATTTATACAACTGAAGGATTTTCATTCTAAACGATCTGGTTTGAAGCCAGATCTTACAGGACTGGTTGCTCATCAGTTGCTCCCTGGATGTATATAAATGAAGGTAAAAGCATACAATATAATCTAAAGATAGGGTTGGAGCTAACTTGGATCACTGTGGTATTAGGAAAAGACTCCAAGGGTGATTTTTTGGATTTTTTATTTAGAAATACTTTTTCATAGGAAAAGTAAACGTTGACATATAAGAATAAATATACATTCATGTGGATTCACATTTGTTCATAATGCAATAAAGCAATCAAGTAAAATTCGGTTTTTACAAAATATAGCAAAATGTAAACACGTGTCCTTTGTCACACCCGTTTGGTGGGATTGTACATTCTTCTCTTCGGAAATGCAGAGTAAAAATACATAATAGAATACTGTCCCGGATGCATTTTGACCCGACGTGTCACCCTGAGTCGGGAGGCGGGATGTCATGTTAACTGACCATGACCACTTCACCCTTGTCACCTTCTGCGACCGCAAACATGGCTAAGAGCTTGGTTCACTCAGACCTGGGCGCCCAAGTAGAGTCCTCTCAGCTCATCACTTGGCTTTGTCgctttttttgtgttcttcACCCCTCTGTCAAGGTCAGAAGTTCAACAGATAGCACACCTGTCTTTGCTCTGTGCCCCGCCGACGGCTTTCTCTCTGATGTACATCAAGTCACTTTGTACGCTTGGCCGACGTGCGAACGGGGCCACAATGCCATATGCGTCACCGTTTTTTAATTTCTTGTTTCTGAACGACTTTCTGTGCAGCACGTCACAGTACTGCACGGAGACTTTCCGGTGGCGGTCCGGGCTCATTTCACTGGGAAGCTTGGCCATGGTGAAAAGTTTGCTGAACATCTGGTCCACATTTGCGTTCCGTTTGGCTGAGATCTCAAAGTAGGCGCAGTTCTCATCTCCACCAACCAGTTGCTCTATCTCCTCATCCTTGACCTCCCGGTATAACTCTCGGTCGCACTTGTTTCCACAGATGACCAGAGGTACGGCAGTGTTCTCtttcgttttgtttttcaaacaagATTTGGTTTCCAGTATCTGCTTTTTGAGACGCTGCACCTCTTGGAAGGAATCTCGGTTGTCCAGGCTAAAGACTAGGATGAATACATCACCTGGGAAGGAAGAACACCATGATTAAATTTCATGTCATCACAAAAGCGCAAATGCACAAAATCTCTATGTATCTGCAGAATGCAAACTTCTAATTAGTCCTACATAATATCATCaatttgaaaatgtaatttacCTGTCAGAATAGATAGTCTTCTCATTGCAGGGAACGGGTGGTTCCCTGACGTGTCCAAAATGTCCAACTGGTACACATCCCCGCGGATACTGTAAAACTTCCTATGGAAGTCCTCAATGGTTGGTGTATACTGGTCGTCAAAGCGCTCATTGAGAAACCGAGAAATGATAGCCGTCTTCCCAACTTTGGTAGATCCCATAATCACCATCCTGTAGCAGTTTTTGGCAGGGATGTCGAACTCGATCTCCGCGGGTGTCATTTTCTTAATCATGATTGCGAGGTCTGCGCGTAACTTCTGAAATCAGAAGTCAGTCAAAGGGGCAGCTAGTCAAAGCTCAGCTCTAGTCGGTAGCGCACTGTTGCGATCTTGTGTCTTGGTCCCGGCGCATGTAGCCTATTTATACAGAAAAGCAACCACTCCTCTGTGACGCGTCATCCGTTACGCACCTGCTA is a genomic window of Clupea harengus chromosome 1, Ch_v2.0.2, whole genome shotgun sequence containing:
- the LOC105905287 gene encoding dexamethasone-induced Ras-related protein 1-like, with the translated sequence MIKKMTPAEIEFDIPAKNCYRMVIMGSTKVGKTAIISRFLNERFDDQYTPTIEDFHRKFYSIRGDVYQLDILDTSGNHPFPAMRRLSILTGDVFILVFSLDNRDSFQEVQRLKKQILETKSCLKNKTKENTAVPLVICGNKCDRELYREVKDEEIEQLVGGDENCAYFEISAKRNANVDQMFSKLFTMAKLPSEMSPDRHRKVSVQYCDVLHRKSFRNKKLKNGDAYGIVAPFARRPSVQSDLMYIREKAVGGAQSKDRCAIC
- the LOC105905288 gene encoding dexamethasone-induced Ras-related protein 1-like, which gives rise to MIKKMTPAEIEFDIPAKNCYRMVIMGSTKVGKTAIISRFLNERFDDQYTPTIEDFHRKFYSIRGDVYQLDILDTSGNHPFPAMRRLSILTGDVFILVFSLDNRDSFQEVQRLKKQILETKSCLKNKTKENTAVPLVICGNKCDRELYREVKDEEIEQLVGGDENCAYFEISAKRNANVDQMFSKLFTMAKLPSEMSPDRHRKVSVQYCDVLHRKSFRNKKLKNGDAYGIVAPFARRPSVQSDLMYIREKAVGGAQSKDRCAIC